Proteins from a genomic interval of Gluconacetobacter diazotrophicus PA1 5:
- the ffh gene encoding signal recognition particle protein produces MFETLSGKLSGVFDGLAKRGALSEADVAEAMREVRLAMLDADVALPVVKDFVAKVRERAVGHEVLGSISPGQAVAKIVNDALIDALGGAGAVPLNLNAVPPVPILMVGLQGSGKTTTSGKIALRLATRERKRVLLASLDTQRPAAQLQLQQLAERAGVASLPIVPGQTPVEIARRAMDTGRREGYDVVILDTAGRLSIDEALMDEVRAIRTETTPAETLLVVDAMTGQDAVNTARAFNEAVGVTGVVMTRMDGDARGGAALSMRAMTGAPIKLTGSGEKLDALEEFHPERVAGRILGLGDIAGLVEKAADTLDHEESEKLALKMMKGQFDLDDYAAQIRQIAKMGSLSGILDMLPGMGKIKQAMGDKDLDTSVLKRHQAIISSMTRAERKTPAIIKASRKKRIAAGSGTSVQDVNRLLKQFDDMSTMMKRINKLGMKGLMRQGMSALMPKGAKPPGGRPFG; encoded by the coding sequence TTGTTCGAGACGCTGTCAGGCAAGCTCTCCGGTGTGTTCGATGGCCTCGCCAAGCGCGGCGCGCTGTCCGAGGCCGATGTGGCCGAGGCGATGCGCGAAGTGCGCCTGGCGATGCTGGACGCCGACGTGGCGCTGCCCGTCGTCAAGGATTTCGTCGCCAAGGTCCGCGAACGTGCCGTGGGGCACGAGGTGCTGGGCAGCATCTCGCCCGGCCAGGCTGTCGCCAAGATCGTCAATGACGCGCTGATCGACGCGCTGGGCGGGGCGGGTGCCGTTCCGCTGAACCTGAACGCCGTCCCGCCCGTGCCGATCCTGATGGTCGGCCTGCAGGGATCGGGCAAGACCACGACGTCGGGCAAGATCGCCCTGCGCCTGGCGACGCGCGAGCGCAAGCGGGTGCTGCTGGCCAGCCTGGACACCCAGCGCCCGGCCGCGCAGCTTCAGTTGCAGCAACTGGCCGAACGCGCGGGCGTCGCGTCCCTGCCGATCGTGCCGGGCCAGACCCCGGTCGAGATCGCGCGGCGGGCGATGGATACCGGCCGGCGCGAAGGCTATGACGTCGTCATCCTCGATACCGCCGGCCGCCTGTCGATCGACGAGGCCCTGATGGACGAGGTGCGGGCGATCCGCACCGAGACCACGCCGGCCGAAACCCTGCTGGTCGTCGATGCGATGACCGGCCAGGATGCGGTCAACACCGCCCGTGCGTTCAACGAGGCCGTGGGCGTGACCGGCGTGGTGATGACCCGCATGGACGGTGACGCCCGCGGCGGCGCTGCGCTGTCGATGCGCGCGATGACCGGCGCGCCGATCAAGCTGACCGGTTCGGGCGAGAAGCTGGACGCGCTGGAGGAATTCCACCCCGAACGCGTCGCCGGCCGCATCCTGGGGCTGGGCGACATCGCCGGCCTGGTCGAGAAGGCCGCCGACACCCTGGATCATGAAGAGAGCGAGAAACTCGCCCTCAAGATGATGAAGGGCCAGTTCGACCTGGACGACTACGCGGCCCAGATCCGCCAGATCGCCAAAATGGGGTCGCTGTCGGGCATTCTCGACATGCTGCCCGGCATGGGCAAGATCAAGCAGGCGATGGGCGACAAGGACCTGGATACCTCGGTCCTGAAGCGGCACCAGGCCATCATTTCATCCATGACCCGGGCGGAGCGCAAGACGCCCGCCATCATCAAGGCGTCGCGCAAGAAGCGCATCGCCGCCGGGTCGGGAACCAGCGTTCAGGACGTCAACCGGCTGCTGAAGCAGTTCGATGACATGTCCACGATGATGAAGCGGATCAACAAGCTCGGCATGAAGGGACTCATGCGCCAGGGAATGTCCGCTCTCATGCCCAAGGGGGCGAAGCCGCCCGGCGGCCGTCCGTTCGGATGA
- a CDS encoding Spy/CpxP family protein refolding chaperone, translating to MKEAQIMFKKTIMAVTVLAGLSGTAAMAQDAPPPDGGMHGEWGHHGPHGGMHGDMGFLAGLNLTPAQHKQLHAIFAAAHKDHKGDWQQFHGLHQQIEELLLTPGPVDRAKLTALTQQIDAAHQAEAAERLDIAVKIHDILTPAQLAQAKERADKIHALHEQMRALMKPDQGPDGK from the coding sequence ATGAAAGAGGCTCAGATAATGTTCAAGAAGACGATCATGGCCGTGACGGTGCTGGCGGGCCTGTCCGGTACCGCCGCGATGGCACAGGATGCGCCGCCGCCGGATGGCGGCATGCACGGGGAATGGGGCCATCATGGTCCCCATGGCGGCATGCACGGCGATATGGGGTTCCTGGCCGGGCTGAATCTGACGCCGGCGCAGCACAAGCAGTTGCATGCGATCTTCGCGGCCGCGCACAAGGACCACAAGGGCGACTGGCAGCAGTTTCACGGCCTGCACCAGCAGATCGAGGAGCTTCTGCTGACGCCCGGCCCGGTCGACCGCGCGAAGCTGACGGCGCTGACGCAGCAGATCGACGCCGCGCATCAGGCGGAAGCCGCCGAGCGGCTGGATATCGCGGTGAAGATTCATGACATCCTGACGCCCGCGCAGCTTGCCCAGGCCAAGGAGCGTGCGGACAAGATCCACGCCCTGCACGAGCAGATGCGCGCGCTGATGAAGCCGGACCAGGGCCCGGACGGGAAGTAG
- the phoU gene encoding phosphate signaling complex protein PhoU produces the protein MGKEQAHTVKSYEQELTQLRGMTTAMGRLVERQTGLAIDAIVEADIHAAHEAQALDPQVDALERDVEALAIRLLALRAPMAGDLREIVSALKITGDLERIGDSAASIAKRSLKVEAAPVDVPTGGLRGMGRLVQENLRRAIDAMSGQDSAGAVEVWQSDAAVDELYTAMFRELVTYMMEDPRTIRSCTHLLFIAKNLERIGDHATNIAERVYYAATGEMLPAERPRGGGTVSR, from the coding sequence ATGGGCAAGGAACAGGCGCATACCGTCAAGAGCTACGAGCAGGAGCTGACCCAACTGCGTGGGATGACGACCGCCATGGGCCGTCTCGTCGAGCGGCAGACCGGGCTTGCGATCGACGCGATCGTCGAGGCCGACATCCACGCGGCGCACGAGGCCCAGGCCCTCGACCCGCAGGTCGATGCGCTGGAGCGCGATGTCGAGGCGCTGGCGATCCGGCTGCTGGCGCTGCGCGCGCCGATGGCGGGCGACCTGCGCGAGATCGTGTCGGCCCTGAAGATCACCGGCGACCTGGAGCGCATCGGCGATTCCGCCGCCAGCATCGCCAAGCGGTCGCTGAAGGTGGAGGCCGCCCCGGTCGACGTGCCGACCGGCGGCCTGCGCGGCATGGGGCGGCTGGTGCAGGAGAACCTGCGCCGCGCCATCGACGCGATGAGCGGCCAGGACAGCGCGGGCGCGGTCGAGGTCTGGCAGTCCGACGCGGCGGTGGACGAGCTGTACACCGCCATGTTCCGCGAACTGGTGACCTACATGATGGAGGACCCGCGTACCATCCGGTCCTGTACCCACCTGCTGTTCATCGCCAAGAACCTGGAGCGGATCGGTGACCACGCGACCAATATCGCCGAGCGCGTCTATTACGCCGCGACCGGCGAAATGCTGCCGGCGGAGCGTCCGCGCGGCGGTGGAACTGTATCGCGATAG
- the pstB gene encoding phosphate ABC transporter ATP-binding protein PstB, producing MRDTVMQDVPAAAASTAALAVRNLDFWYGSNHALKDITLDFPARRVTGMIGPSGCGKSTLLRVLNRMYDLYPGQRATGEVMFDGRNILSSDLDLNVLRARVGMVFQKPTPFPMSIYENIAFGVRLHDRLTRVEMDERVEDVLRRVALWGEVKDRLGASALALSGGQQQRLCIARTIATRPEVILLDEPTSALDPISTARIEELLDELKGEFTIAIVTHNMQQAARCADRVAFFYMGELVEVDNADRMFTAPRERRTQDYITGRFG from the coding sequence ATGAGGGATACGGTGATGCAGGATGTGCCGGCGGCGGCCGCGTCGACGGCGGCGCTGGCGGTGCGGAACCTGGATTTCTGGTATGGGTCGAACCACGCGCTGAAGGACATCACGCTGGATTTCCCGGCGCGGCGGGTGACCGGGATGATCGGCCCGTCGGGCTGCGGCAAGTCGACGCTGCTGCGGGTGCTGAACCGGATGTATGATTTGTATCCGGGGCAGCGGGCGACGGGCGAGGTGATGTTCGACGGGCGGAACATCCTGTCGTCGGACCTGGACCTGAACGTGCTGCGGGCGCGGGTGGGGATGGTGTTCCAGAAGCCGACGCCGTTTCCGATGTCGATCTACGAGAACATCGCCTTCGGGGTGCGGCTGCACGACCGGCTGACGCGGGTGGAGATGGACGAGCGGGTGGAGGACGTGCTGCGGCGGGTGGCGCTGTGGGGCGAGGTGAAGGACCGGCTGGGGGCGTCGGCGCTGGCGCTGTCGGGCGGGCAGCAGCAGCGGCTGTGCATCGCGCGGACCATCGCGACCCGGCCGGAGGTGATCCTGCTGGACGAGCCGACCAGCGCGCTGGACCCGATTTCCACCGCGCGGATCGAGGAGCTGCTGGACGAGCTGAAGGGCGAGTTCACGATCGCGATCGTGACGCACAACATGCAGCAGGCGGCGCGCTGCGCCGACCGGGTGGCGTTCTTCTACATGGGCGAACTGGTCGAGGTGGACAACGCCGACCGCATGTTCACCGCCCCGCGCGAACGCCGCACCCAGGATTACATCACCGGCCGCTTCGGCTGA
- the pstA gene encoding phosphate ABC transporter permease PstA — protein MAGVTTGMTGTAAAAGHGWARGGPLAVRRRLVDRVATGLSLAATGIVLAALGSILLTLLVRGLPGLSPATFLRATLPPGAGGGLANAIVGSLLQTGLAAAIGTPVGLLTGVYLSEYSQDGRVVNVVRFVSDMMLSAPSILVGLFVYLALVAPVGHFSGLSGAVALAVLFVPVVVRTTEDMLRLVPLTMREAAYALGAPKWRVVLQICLRAARGGVLTGILLAVARVSGETAPLLFTSLGNMNWSLDLNAPMASLPVAIYQYAGSAYDDWVQLAWTGALLVTTGVLVLNVLVRVWSRRAGLAR, from the coding sequence ATGGCGGGCGTGACGACGGGCATGACGGGGACGGCGGCGGCGGCCGGGCATGGCTGGGCGCGCGGCGGGCCGCTGGCGGTGCGGCGGCGGCTGGTGGACCGGGTGGCGACGGGGCTGAGCCTGGCGGCGACGGGGATCGTGCTGGCGGCGCTGGGCTCGATCCTGCTGACGCTGCTGGTGCGGGGGCTGCCCGGGCTGTCGCCCGCGACCTTCCTGCGGGCGACGCTGCCGCCGGGTGCGGGGGGCGGGCTGGCCAACGCGATCGTGGGCAGCCTGCTGCAGACCGGGCTGGCGGCGGCGATCGGCACGCCGGTGGGGCTGCTGACCGGGGTCTACCTGTCGGAATACAGCCAGGACGGGCGGGTGGTGAACGTGGTGCGCTTCGTGTCGGACATGATGCTGTCGGCGCCGTCGATCCTGGTCGGGCTGTTCGTGTATCTGGCGCTGGTGGCGCCGGTGGGGCATTTCTCGGGGCTGTCGGGGGCGGTGGCGCTGGCGGTGCTGTTCGTGCCGGTGGTGGTGCGCACCACCGAGGACATGCTGCGGCTGGTGCCGCTGACGATGCGCGAGGCGGCGTATGCGCTGGGGGCGCCGAAATGGCGGGTGGTGCTGCAGATCTGCCTGCGGGCGGCGCGGGGCGGGGTGCTGACGGGCATCCTGCTGGCGGTGGCGCGGGTGTCGGGCGAGACGGCGCCGCTGCTGTTCACGTCGCTGGGCAACATGAACTGGTCGCTGGACCTGAACGCGCCGATGGCCAGCCTGCCGGTGGCGATCTACCAGTATGCCGGGTCGGCCTATGACGACTGGGTGCAACTGGCGTGGACGGGGGCGCTGCTGGTGACGACGGGGGTGCTGGTGCTGAACGTGCTGGTGCGGGTATGGAGCCGGCGCGCGGGCCTGGCGCGGTAG
- the pstC gene encoding phosphate ABC transporter permease subunit PstC yields MDNSATPPSSILAPSPPAAERGVWGGASGVAGDRLFAGVVRACALSILVLMGGLVAVLAWGGVAAWSAFGPGFVWSTVWNPVTEHFGAAAPVFGSVVTTVLALLFAVPLAFGIAFWLVEMAPAVVAAPIGMAVQLLAAVPSIIFGMWGFFVIVIVPVMARYVQPWVNHHLGPVPVLGAVLRSAPYGTGLLTGGLVLAVMVTPFVCAVMRDVFMAMPAQVRESAYGLGATRWEVMRSVTLPWSRPALIGGIMLGMGRALGETMAVTFVIGNTNRIGWSLFAPGNTIASLIALEFPESPAGSLKLSSLLALGFILMVISFLTLACSRLLLRRGGV; encoded by the coding sequence ATGGACAATTCCGCGACGCCCCCTTCCTCGATTCTGGCCCCTTCGCCCCCGGCGGCGGAGCGCGGCGTGTGGGGCGGGGCATCGGGTGTGGCGGGTGACCGCCTGTTTGCGGGTGTGGTGCGGGCGTGCGCGCTGTCGATTCTGGTTCTGATGGGCGGCCTGGTGGCGGTTCTGGCGTGGGGCGGCGTTGCGGCGTGGTCGGCGTTTGGCCCGGGGTTTGTGTGGAGCACGGTGTGGAACCCGGTGACGGAGCATTTCGGGGCGGCGGCGCCGGTGTTCGGTTCGGTGGTGACGACGGTGCTGGCGCTGCTGTTTGCGGTGCCGCTGGCGTTCGGGATTGCGTTCTGGCTGGTGGAGATGGCGCCGGCGGTGGTGGCGGCGCCGATCGGGATGGCGGTGCAGCTTCTGGCGGCGGTGCCGTCGATCATCTTCGGCATGTGGGGCTTCTTCGTGATCGTGATCGTGCCGGTGATGGCGCGGTATGTGCAGCCGTGGGTGAACCACCACCTGGGTCCTGTTCCGGTGCTGGGGGCGGTGCTGCGCAGCGCGCCGTATGGCACCGGGCTGCTGACGGGCGGGCTGGTGCTGGCGGTGATGGTGACGCCGTTCGTGTGCGCGGTGATGCGCGACGTGTTCATGGCGATGCCGGCGCAGGTGCGCGAGAGCGCGTATGGGCTGGGGGCGACGCGGTGGGAGGTGATGCGCAGCGTGACGCTGCCGTGGTCGCGCCCGGCGCTGATCGGCGGGATCATGCTGGGGATGGGCCGCGCGCTGGGCGAGACGATGGCGGTGACGTTCGTGATCGGCAACACCAACCGGATCGGCTGGTCGCTGTTCGCGCCGGGGAACACGATCGCGTCGCTGATCGCGCTGGAATTTCCCGAGAGCCCGGCGGGCAGCCTGAAGCTGTCGTCGCTGCTGGCGCTGGGGTTCATCCTGATGGTGATCTCGTTCCTGACGCTGGCGTGCTCGCGGCTGCTGCTGCGCCGGGGCGGGGTCTAG
- a CDS encoding ABC transporter ATP-binding protein produces the protein MRAPAIRLQDLGVSHGGRAVFSGLDATLPAGAFSVLLGPSGVGKTSLLRAIALLDAPATGQITADDGAPLAGRVAWMGQQDLLMPWARAVDNVTLGDRLRGRRPDRDRAADLLRRMGLGDRLAALPAELSGGMRQRVALARTLYEDRPVVLMDEPFSALDSVTRARMQDLAAGMLQGRTVVLITHDPLEACRLGQAILLLTGRPARLALVAAPPGAIPRPADDDGVLHAQGVLMRRLLDAAPA, from the coding sequence ATGCGCGCCCCGGCGATCCGGCTTCAGGATCTCGGTGTCTCGCATGGCGGCCGGGCCGTCTTCTCCGGCCTGGACGCGACCCTGCCGGCCGGCGCGTTCTCCGTGCTGCTGGGTCCCAGCGGGGTGGGCAAGACCAGCCTGCTGCGCGCGATCGCCCTGCTGGATGCACCCGCTACCGGGCAGATCACGGCCGATGACGGCGCCCCCCTGGCGGGACGCGTGGCCTGGATGGGCCAGCAGGACCTGCTGATGCCCTGGGCCCGGGCCGTCGACAACGTGACGCTGGGGGACCGGCTGCGCGGCCGGCGCCCCGATCGCGACCGGGCGGCGGACCTGTTGCGCCGGATGGGTCTGGGCGACAGGCTGGCCGCGCTGCCTGCCGAACTGTCGGGCGGCATGCGCCAGCGCGTGGCGCTGGCCCGCACCCTGTATGAAGACCGTCCCGTCGTATTGATGGACGAACCGTTTTCCGCCCTGGACAGCGTGACGCGCGCACGGATGCAGGATCTGGCGGCCGGGATGCTGCAGGGCCGCACGGTGGTGCTGATCACGCATGATCCGCTGGAAGCCTGCCGGCTGGGCCAGGCGATCCTGCTGCTGACGGGCCGGCCCGCGCGCCTTGCCCTGGTCGCGGCGCCCCCTGGCGCGATTCCCCGCCCGGCCGACGATGACGGCGTGCTGCATGCCCAGGGTGTCCTGATGCGGCGCCTGCTGGACGCGGCCCCCGCATGA
- the rnhA gene encoding ribonuclease HI: MASDPHHPPEADAETDLALVEIWTDGGCKPNPGPGGWAVLLKCRGTERELSGGEAETTNNRMELTAAAEALEALKRPCRVVLHTDSEYVRNGITRWHTGWVRRNWRNASGDPVANMDLWRRLLDISARHDVTWRWVRGHSGDENNERVDRLATAARDALGLAYPVRGRR; encoded by the coding sequence ATGGCCTCTGACCCCCACCACCCGCCCGAGGCGGATGCCGAAACCGACCTCGCCCTGGTCGAGATCTGGACCGATGGCGGCTGCAAGCCCAATCCCGGCCCCGGCGGCTGGGCGGTGCTGCTGAAATGCCGCGGCACCGAGCGCGAGTTGTCGGGCGGCGAGGCCGAAACCACCAACAACCGCATGGAACTGACGGCGGCGGCCGAGGCGCTGGAGGCCCTGAAGCGGCCCTGCCGCGTGGTGCTGCATACCGACAGCGAATATGTCCGCAATGGCATCACGCGCTGGCATACCGGCTGGGTGCGCCGGAACTGGCGCAACGCCTCGGGCGATCCGGTGGCCAACATGGATCTGTGGCGCCGGCTGCTGGACATCTCCGCCCGCCATGACGTGACCTGGCGCTGGGTGCGCGGCCATTCGGGCGACGAAAACAACGAACGCGTGGATCGGCTGGCCACCGCCGCCCGCGACGCGCTGGGACTCGCCTATCCGGTCCGTGGCCGCCGCTGA
- a CDS encoding homoserine kinase, translating into MAVYTDVSDGALRAFLSLYDIGDLTAYRGIAEGVENSNFVLRTTGGDFILTLYERRVDPADLPWFLGLMGCLSDHGLSCPRPVVARDGQALRTLAGRPAAITTFLPGVWPREVRVAHCAPVGAALAALHMAGQGFGAERANALGPDAWPGLVAACRADGDSVQPGLMAELDAALAEILPAWPARDDLPRGQIHADLFPDNVFFLDGAVSGIIDFYFACTDLLAYDIAICLNAWCFDADGTFDAARGRALIAGYESVRPLTDAERRALPVLAAGAATRFLLTRLYDWVNTPAGAMVTRKDPLDYLKRLRFHRAARNMASYGL; encoded by the coding sequence GTGGCGGTCTACACGGATGTGTCGGACGGGGCGCTGCGCGCGTTCCTGTCCCTGTACGATATCGGCGACCTGACGGCCTATCGCGGCATTGCCGAGGGCGTCGAGAACAGCAATTTCGTCCTGCGGACCACCGGCGGCGATTTCATCCTCACCTTGTACGAACGGCGGGTGGACCCGGCCGACCTGCCCTGGTTCCTGGGGCTGATGGGCTGCCTGTCCGACCACGGCCTGTCCTGCCCGCGTCCCGTCGTGGCGCGGGACGGGCAGGCGCTGCGCACGCTGGCCGGCCGCCCGGCGGCGATTACGACCTTCCTGCCCGGCGTGTGGCCGCGCGAGGTGCGGGTGGCGCATTGCGCCCCGGTGGGCGCCGCCCTGGCAGCGCTGCACATGGCGGGGCAGGGATTCGGGGCCGAGCGCGCCAACGCGCTGGGGCCGGATGCCTGGCCCGGCCTGGTCGCGGCATGCCGGGCCGATGGCGATTCGGTCCAGCCCGGCCTGATGGCGGAACTGGACGCGGCCCTGGCCGAGATCCTGCCCGCCTGGCCCGCCCGCGACGACCTGCCGCGCGGGCAGATCCATGCCGACCTGTTCCCGGACAACGTGTTCTTCCTGGACGGCGCGGTGTCGGGAATCATCGACTTCTACTTCGCCTGCACCGACCTGCTGGCCTACGACATCGCGATCTGCCTCAATGCCTGGTGTTTCGATGCGGACGGAACGTTCGACGCCGCCCGGGGGCGGGCGCTGATCGCGGGGTACGAATCCGTGCGGCCCCTGACCGATGCCGAACGGCGGGCCCTGCCGGTCCTGGCAGCCGGCGCCGCGACCCGTTTCCTGCTGACCCGGCTGTATGACTGGGTGAACACCCCGGCGGGGGCCATGGTCACGCGCAAGGACCCGCTGGATTACCTGAAGCGCCTGCGGTTCCACCGCGCGGCACGGAACATGGCGTCCTATGGCCTCTGA
- the ispH gene encoding 4-hydroxy-3-methylbut-2-enyl diphosphate reductase yields MPDQMIQTSDTAPSQVPMRSLKVLLAGPRGFCAGVDRAIRVVEEAIRRYGAPVYVRHEIVHNRTVVEELEAQGAIFVEELDEVPADGHVVFSAHGVPKTVPAEAERRNLLYLDATCPLVSKVHREAERHFADGGPESRHILMIGHAGHPEVVGTMGQLPPGAVTLINDSEEARTVQPADPARLAFITQTTLSVDDTAEIVDILRSRFPLIEGPKREDICYATTNRQEAVKAIAPGCDLVIVIGSPNSSNSQRLREVAERSGAPRALLVPRLSDLDWSVLDGVNTLGITAGASAPEALVQEMVTALAKRFTLEIEERTVKEENVTFRLPAPLG; encoded by the coding sequence ATGCCCGACCAGATGATTCAGACTTCCGACACCGCTCCCTCCCAGGTCCCGATGCGGTCGCTGAAGGTGCTGCTGGCCGGCCCGCGCGGCTTCTGCGCCGGCGTCGACCGTGCGATCCGCGTGGTCGAGGAAGCGATCCGCCGTTATGGCGCGCCGGTCTATGTCCGGCACGAAATCGTCCATAACCGTACCGTCGTCGAGGAACTGGAGGCCCAGGGCGCCATCTTCGTCGAGGAACTGGACGAGGTCCCGGCCGACGGCCATGTCGTCTTCTCGGCCCATGGCGTGCCCAAGACCGTCCCGGCCGAGGCCGAGCGGCGCAACCTGCTGTACCTGGATGCGACCTGCCCGCTGGTATCCAAGGTCCATCGCGAGGCCGAGCGTCATTTCGCCGACGGCGGTCCGGAAAGCCGGCATATCCTGATGATCGGCCATGCCGGCCACCCCGAGGTCGTGGGTACGATGGGCCAGTTGCCGCCCGGCGCCGTGACCCTGATCAACGATTCCGAGGAAGCGCGCACCGTCCAGCCGGCCGACCCCGCGCGCCTGGCCTTCATCACCCAGACCACGCTGTCGGTCGACGACACGGCCGAGATCGTGGACATCCTGCGCAGCCGCTTTCCGCTGATCGAAGGGCCGAAGCGCGAGGACATCTGCTACGCCACCACCAACCGGCAGGAAGCGGTCAAGGCCATCGCGCCGGGCTGCGACCTGGTGATCGTGATCGGCTCGCCGAACTCCTCCAATTCCCAGCGCCTGCGCGAGGTCGCGGAACGCTCCGGCGCGCCGCGCGCCCTGCTGGTGCCGCGCCTCAGCGACCTGGACTGGTCGGTGCTGGACGGGGTGAACACGCTGGGCATCACCGCCGGCGCCTCGGCGCCCGAGGCGCTGGTGCAGGAAATGGTGACGGCGCTGGCCAAGCGCTTCACCCTGGAAATCGAGGAACGGACGGTCAAGGAAGAGAACGTGACCTTCCGCCTGCCGGCCCCGCTGGGCTAG